One Pelagicoccus sp. SDUM812003 genomic window carries:
- a CDS encoding class I SAM-dependent methyltransferase: MSLISKIETASAISRGFICMTGYTVASPFHRPSRLRFLEAARERFSVYLREPTLERVAVSELVDTVEEIVLRHSIAGEWQVTLPELAVLVGIAKSRSVSNIFEIGTFDGRTSLNLSLNSPSAAIRTIDLPDGVPGSPGGKKPGSLIRERVQEGAIEQLFGNSLEYDFSPWYGKQDFVFIDAGHSYRNALADSKTALKLVEGQEAIILWHDYASMPGVTQAVEETCAQISSDVTTGWIEGTSLAFVVSRPGSPIRLK, encoded by the coding sequence ATGTCTCTCATCTCTAAGATCGAAACTGCAAGCGCCATTAGCCGCGGGTTCATTTGCATGACCGGATACACCGTAGCGAGCCCGTTTCATCGTCCGTCTCGCCTACGCTTCCTAGAAGCGGCTCGAGAACGGTTCAGCGTCTATTTGAGGGAGCCAACCTTGGAGCGCGTGGCGGTGTCGGAGCTAGTGGATACGGTGGAGGAAATCGTATTGCGCCATAGCATCGCTGGCGAGTGGCAGGTGACCCTGCCGGAACTGGCCGTTCTCGTAGGCATCGCCAAGTCTCGCTCCGTATCCAATATCTTCGAGATCGGAACCTTCGATGGCAGGACGTCGCTGAACCTCTCCTTGAACAGCCCTAGCGCCGCGATACGGACGATCGACCTGCCAGATGGAGTCCCAGGCTCTCCAGGCGGAAAGAAGCCGGGGTCGCTGATCAGAGAGCGCGTTCAGGAAGGCGCGATCGAGCAGCTGTTTGGCAATTCGCTCGAGTACGATTTCTCGCCTTGGTATGGAAAGCAGGACTTTGTATTCATCGATGCAGGACACAGCTATCGAAATGCCTTGGCTGATTCGAAGACTGCCTTGAAGCTGGTCGAGGGGCAGGAGGCCATTATTCTGTGGCATGACTACGCATCGATGCCCGGGGTTACGCAGGCGGTTGAGGAAACGTGCGCTCAGATCTCCAGCGATGTGACCACTGGTTGGATCGAGGGGACTTCGCTCGCGTTTGTCGTCTCCCGGCCCGGTAGTCCGATCCGATTGAAGTGA